One genomic region from Sphingomonas crocodyli encodes:
- a CDS encoding FAD binding domain-containing protein has product MKPFTYERAATPAEAAAMAAAKPGARFIAGGTNLLDLMKLQIETPQHLIDVNRLDLDRVDPTKDGGLRIGALVRNTDLAANKIVRRDYAVLSRALLAGASGQLRNKATTAGNLLQRTRCPYFYDTTKPCNKRKPGSGCAALGGVNRGLAIMGTSEACIATHPSDMAVAMRLLDASVETVSADGATRAIPIADFHRLPGDTPHVETALKPGELITAVTLPPPIEGRHVYRKVRDRASYAFALISVAGVVGPKGQRFAFGGLAHKPWRVEAAEKLSGPDAITASVTLGAKTTPQNAFKIPLLRRTLGAVLAEA; this is encoded by the coding sequence ATGAAGCCCTTCACCTACGAACGCGCCGCGACCCCGGCCGAGGCGGCGGCAATGGCGGCGGCAAAGCCCGGCGCGCGCTTCATCGCGGGCGGCACCAACCTGCTCGATCTCATGAAGCTGCAGATCGAAACGCCCCAGCACCTGATCGACGTCAACCGGCTCGATCTCGATCGGGTCGATCCGACGAAGGACGGCGGCCTGCGCATCGGCGCGCTCGTCCGCAACACCGATCTGGCGGCGAACAAGATCGTGCGCCGCGATTATGCGGTGCTGAGCCGCGCCCTGCTCGCCGGCGCCTCGGGCCAGTTGCGCAACAAGGCGACGACCGCGGGCAACCTGCTCCAGCGCACCCGCTGCCCCTATTTTTACGACACGACCAAGCCGTGCAACAAGCGCAAGCCCGGCAGCGGCTGCGCGGCCTTGGGTGGCGTGAACCGGGGTCTGGCGATCATGGGCACCAGCGAGGCGTGCATCGCGACTCACCCGTCCGACATGGCGGTGGCGATGCGGCTGCTCGATGCCAGCGTTGAGACGGTGAGCGCCGACGGCGCGACCCGCGCGATCCCGATCGCCGATTTCCACCGGCTTCCCGGCGATACCCCGCATGTCGAAACCGCTTTAAAGCCCGGCGAACTCATCACCGCCGTTACCCTGCCGCCGCCGATCGAGGGGCGGCACGTCTATCGCAAGGTGCGCGATCGCGCGTCTTATGCCTTCGCCCTGATCTCGGTCGCGGGGGTGGTCGGGCCGAAGGGACAGCGTTTCGCCTTCGGCGGCCTCGCGCATAAGCCTTGGCGGGTCGAGGCGGCGGAGAAATTGTCCGGCCCCGACGCGATCACCGCATCGGTGACGCTCGGCGCCAAGACCACCCCGCAAAACGCATTCAAGATCCCACTCCTGCGCCGTACCCTCGGCGCGGTTCTGGCGGAGGCGTGA
- the paoA gene encoding aldehyde dehydrogenase iron-sulfur subunit PaoA — translation MNDDRPLAMTRRGVLASGVAGAATSAGAPLFAAPAPAKTKSTEVALMQTTLKVNGKTERLDVDPRTTLLDALREHLHLTGTKKGCDHGQCGACTVIVEGRRINSCLTLAVMHDGDAVQTIEGLGTPGDLHPMQKAFVTHDGYQCGYCTPGQICSAVAVLDELKAGIPSHVSTDLNKVSFSRDEIVERMSGNICRCGAYSNIFEAIADVAGEKA, via the coding sequence ATGAATGACGATCGGCCCTTGGCCATGACCCGACGGGGCGTGCTTGCGAGCGGCGTCGCCGGCGCCGCGACCAGCGCGGGCGCACCCCTGTTTGCGGCGCCCGCGCCCGCCAAGACCAAATCCACGGAGGTCGCGCTGATGCAGACGACGCTGAAGGTGAACGGCAAGACCGAGCGGCTCGACGTCGATCCGCGCACCACATTGCTCGATGCCCTGCGCGAGCATCTGCACCTGACCGGCACCAAGAAGGGCTGCGATCATGGGCAGTGCGGCGCGTGCACGGTGATCGTCGAGGGGCGGCGGATCAACAGCTGCCTCACGCTCGCGGTGATGCACGATGGCGATGCGGTGCAGACGATCGAGGGGCTGGGCACGCCCGGCGATCTCCACCCGATGCAGAAGGCGTTCGTCACGCATGACGGCTATCAGTGCGGCTATTGCACGCCGGGCCAGATCTGTTCGGCGGTCGCGGTGCTCGACGAGTTGAAGGCGGGCATCCCCAGCCACGTCTCCACCGACCTGAACAAAGTCAGCTTCTCGCGCGACGAAATCGTCGAGCGGATGAGCGGAAACATCTGCCGCTGCGGCGCCTATTCGAACATTTTCGAAGCGATTGCGGACGTCGCGGGAGAAAAGGCATGA
- a CDS encoding TetR/AcrR family transcriptional regulator — translation MTKRMADGGRAQVVATARKLFQERGFHQTAMAELSERAGISVGQIYRLFANKSEMIAAIIEDDTEAQIASMAEIRSAVAEGRMSAQEGFRTIAFDTLTAGEEALTFEILAEGFRNPAIGEGIGVFCDRYRAKLRDLIVSTNANITGDRLAAAEEMLLAILFGLGNRSLSKPQLSAEDTANYAAAMIVGMLTASCAKAD, via the coding sequence ATGACGAAAAGAATGGCCGACGGAGGACGCGCGCAGGTGGTCGCAACCGCGCGTAAACTCTTCCAGGAGCGGGGTTTTCATCAGACGGCGATGGCCGAACTGTCCGAACGGGCGGGGATCAGCGTGGGGCAGATCTACCGGCTTTTCGCGAACAAGAGCGAGATGATCGCCGCGATTATCGAGGATGATACCGAGGCACAGATCGCGAGTATGGCCGAGATTCGCAGCGCCGTCGCCGAAGGGCGGATGAGCGCGCAGGAGGGCTTTCGCACCATCGCGTTCGATACGCTGACCGCCGGCGAAGAGGCGCTGACCTTCGAGATTCTGGCCGAAGGATTCCGCAATCCGGCGATCGGCGAGGGGATTGGCGTTTTCTGTGATCGCTACCGCGCGAAGCTGCGCGATCTCATTGTCAGCACCAATGCCAATATCACGGGCGACCGGCTGGCTGCGGCGGAGGAGATGCTGCTCGCGATCCTGTTCGGGCTGGGCAATCGTTCGCTGTCCAAGCCGCAACTGAGCGCCGAGGATACGGCTAATTATGCTGCGGCGATGATCGTCGGAATGCTCACGGCATCATGCGCGAAGGCTGACTAG